Proteins encoded together in one Papaver somniferum cultivar HN1 unplaced genomic scaffold, ASM357369v1 unplaced-scaffold_21, whole genome shotgun sequence window:
- the LOC113340243 gene encoding probable pectinesterase/pectinesterase inhibitor 34 produces the protein MIKPKPPLVLSILTIIFSIITTSTISTTTPQPLSLLHHRKLTQETKTTITDSCSKTQYPTLCINTLLTHPSDSVLNNINRPSGLSLVQISVNETLNRVGKALYSASTISNVDMDTRVRSAYEDCLELLDDSMDQLSLSLNSVGSSSPSNKHTLDDVMTWLSSALTNHDTCTEGFEDVKVGYVKDHMQEQLKDLSQLVSNCLALFAVSSKKPSEKSSSGGGDFDGIPIENGSPKKGFPAKKNSLPGWVKRRERHLLDMPVTSMQPDIIVSKDGNGTHKTIAAAIKAAPQLSNKRTIIYIKAGRYEESNLKVGRKKINLMFIGDGKGKTVITGGQSVADNLTTFHTASFAATGTGFIARDITFENYAGPAKHQAVALRVGADHAVVYRCNIIGYQDSLYVHSNRQFFRECDIYGTVDFIFGNAAVVIQNCSLYGRKPMAQQKITVTAQNRKDPNQNTGISIHNSRILAASDLQPSKNSFQTFLGRPWKMYSRTVYMLSYMGDHIHPRGWLEWNGEFALDTLYYGEYLNYGPGGAVGQRVKWPGYRVMTSAEEAGKFTVSQFIFGSSWLPSTGVSFVAGLSV, from the exons ATGATCAAACCCAAGCCACCTCTTGTTTTATCTATCCTCACCATCATTTTCTCAATTATCACCACCAGTACCATCTCTACCACCACACCACAACCACTATCTCTTCTTCATCACAGGAAACTAACCCAAGAAACAAAAACAACCATTACAGATTCATGCAGCAAAACTCAATATCCAACACTTTGTATCAACACATTACTAACTCACCCATCTGACTCGGtactcaacaacatcaacagaccCAGTGGACTCAGTCTGGTTCAAATCTCAGTGAATGAGACGCTGAATAGAGTTGGGAAAGCACTATACAGTGCTTCAACTATATCTAATGTTGATATGGATACACGTGTACGGTCAGCATATGAAGATTGCTTGGAATTATTGGACGATTCTATGGATCAACTCTCACTTTCTCTAAACTCAGTCGGTTCATCATCACCGTCTAACAAACATACTTTGGATGATGTGATGACGTGGTTGAGTTCAGCATTGACTAACCATGACACCTGCACGGAGGGTTTCGAAGATGTGAAAGTCGGGTACGTGAAAGATCACATGCAAGAACAGTTGAAAGATTTATCGCAATTGGTCAGTAATTGTTTGGCTTTATTTGCTGTTTCCTCAAAAAAGCCATCGGAAAAATCATccagtggtggtggtgattttgaTGGCATTCCTATTGAAAACGGGAGTCCGAAAAAAGGTTTTCCGGCGAAGAAGAATAGTTTGCCGGGATGGGTTAAACGTCGAGAGCGACACTTATTAGATATGCCAGTGACATCCATGCAACCGGATATAATAGTTTCGAAAGATGGGAACGGAACGCATAAAACGATTGCCGCGGCAATTAAAGCAGCTCCGCAACTTAGTAACAAACGTACCATAATTTACATCAAAGCAGGAAG GTATGAGGAGAGTAATTTGAAAGTAGGAAGAAAAAAGATCAACTTGATGTTTATAGGAGATGGGAAGGGTAAAACAGTGATCACAGGAGGCCAAAGTGTTGCTGACAACTTAACGACATTTCATACAGCGTCATTTG CTGCAACCGGTACCGGATTTATTGCGCGTGACATAACGTTCGAGAATTACGCAGGCCCTGCTAAGCATCAAGCAGTAGCCTTAAGAGTAGGAGCGGATCATGCAGTTGTATATCGTTGCAACATCATAGGCTACCAAGACAGTTTATACGTACACTCAAATCGCCAATTCTTTCGAGAATGCGACATATACGGAACTGTTGATTTTATATTTGGCAATGCAGCAGTAGTAATTCAAAACTGTAGCCTTTATGGTCGTAAACCGATGGCTCAGCAGAAAATTACTGTTACTGCTCAAAATCGGAAAGACCCGAATCAAAACACAGGTATATCGATCCATAACTCTAGGATACTTGCTGCGTCAGATCTTCAACCATCGAAGAATTCCTTTCAAACATTTCTTGGACGGCCATGGAAAATGTATTCGAGAACTGTCTATATGCTTTCCTACATGGGTGATCATATCCATCCTCGCGGATGGCTCGAATGGAACGGTGAATTTGCACTTGATACATTGTATTACGGGGAATATTTGAATTATGGACCAGGTGGTGCGGTCGGCCAACGGGTCAAATGGCCGGGATATCGTGTAATGACATCAGCAGAAGAAGCTGGGAAGTTTACTGTAAGTCAGTTTATATTTGGATCCTCTTGGTTACCTTCAACTGGGGTTTCTTTTGTTGCAGGATTATCAGTTTAA